The Martelella endophytica genome contains the following window.
TATCGAGAGCGGCACGGTCCTGCCGAGCCACGAGCGCTTCCCGCAGATCGAAGCCGAGGCCCGGCCCGATTTCGATGCGCTCTGGTCGAGCGACGCCGATGTTCAGGCCGTCATGACCAAGCTCTGCGAGGATATCCAGCCGCTGCTCTGAGGAGCTGCGATATCATCAGGACAAAACAATACCGCCGCCGGCAGTACCGGCGGCGATCAGGAAATTGCATCCAACTTTGCCCGCAAAGGAAGCGACCATGTCCGCTGCCAGAACAGGGCCCTCCCTGACGCTGAAGACACGTGAAGCGATCTCAGGATGGCTCTTTGTAAGCCCGATATTGGCGGGTTTTCTGATCTTCTTCGTCGGCCCCCTGATTGCTGTCTTCTATTACTCCACCACGGAATGGAATCTGCTCAGCCAGCAATCCAGCTTCGTCGGCATGGACAATTACGTCGATGCGCTGACCCGCAACGACACGTTCTGGCATGTGCTCGGCAATTCGCTGATCTTCGCCGCCGGCCTTGTGCCGCTCAACATGGCTCTGGCGCTCGGCCTCGCGCTGGCGCTGTCGAAACCGATGCGCGGCGTCGTCATCTTCCGCACCGTGTTCTTCGCGCCCGTGATCACCTCCGCAGTTGCCTGGGCAATCATCTGGACCTTTCTGCTCCAGCATGAATCGGGCGCGGTCAATCAGGCGCTTTCGCTTGTCGGCATCGATGGGCCGAACTGGCTGCACGAACCGCGCTGGGCCATGGCCTCCGTTATCGTCACCCGCGTGCTGAAGACCGTCGGGCTCAACATGATCCTCTATATCGCGGCGCTGCAGTCGATCCCGCGCGACTATGAGGAGGCAGCAAGGCTCGAAGGCGCCAATGGCTGGGAGATCTTCCGCCGCATCACCTGGCCGCTTCTGGCGCCGACCACGCTGGTGATCATGGTGATTACCGTCGTCGGCTCGCTGAAGGTCTTCGACCATATCTATCTCATGACCGGCGGCGGACCGCAGAACGCCACGCTGGTGCTCGCCTTCTACATCTATGAACAGGGCTTCAAGTTCTTCAACACAGGCTATGCCTCCGCGCTCGCGGTGGTGCTGTTCGTACTCATTCTGGCGCTCACCATCCTGCAAATGCTTTTGAAGGCGGTGCGCAAATGAACTACCGGCTACAACAGAAAATCACCCGGATCTGCTGGGTCGTCGGCCTCGCCGCGCTCGCCATCCCCTTTGTGTTTCCGTTCATCTGGATGCTCTCCGGCGCGTTGAAGGGACAGGCGGACGTCTTCGCCTCGGCTTCGCTGATCCCGCAAACCATCCACTGGTCGAACTTTTCCGAGGTCTTCTCCTACCAGCCGTTTGCGCGGCAATATTTCAACTCGCTCTATATCGCCGTGATCGTCACCACGCTCACGCTGTTCCTGTCATCGATGGCGGGCTATGCGCTGGCGCGGCTACGCTTTGCCGGTAGCGCGCTGGTGCTGCTTCTCTTGATCTCGGCGCTGATGATGCCGGAGGAAGTGACCATCATTCCGAACTTCTTCCTGATGCGGGAGCTCGGCCTGATGAACACCCACATGCCGCTGATCCTGCTGCCGCTGTTCGGCTCGCAGGGCGTGATGGCGACCTTCCTGATGCGCCAGTTCTTTCTCGCTTTGCCGAAGGAGCTGGAAGAAGCGGGCCGTATGGACGGGCTCTCTCGGTTCGGCGTCTATTTCAAGGTGGCACTGCCGCTGTCGAAACCGGCGCTTTCGGCCGTCGGCATCATCACCTTCCTGTTTTCGTGGAACCTCTTCCTCGAGCCGCTGGTCTTCGTGAACGACATCAAGCTCTTCACCTTGCCGCTGGCACTCGCAAACTTCACCGACACCTACGGCCTGCCGCTTTGGCACCTGCAGCTTGCAGCCACCGCGCTCGCCGTCATTCCCATGCTCATCGTCTACATTCTGGCCCAGCGCCAGATCGTCGAAAGCTTCGCCCTGTCAGGCGTGAAAGGATAACAAAATGAAAGAACTGACCAGCGATATCGTCATCATCGGCGGTGGACTTGGCGGCGTGGCCGCGGCGCTTGCAGCGCTCAAACTCGGCCGCAGCGTCATCCTGACAGAGGAATTCAAATGGCTTGGCGGCCAGCTGACGACACAGGCCGTGCCGCCGGACGAAAATCCGTGGATCGAAAGCGATGGCTCGACGGCAAGCTATCGCCAGCTCCGCGCCGAAATCCGCAACTATTACCGCCGCAACTATCCGCTGACGGACGCGGCGCGCGCAGATGAAAACCTCAACCCGGGAAGCGGCAATGTCTCGCCACTCTGCGCCGAGCCGCGCGCCGGCGTTGTCGCCATTGACGCGCTTCTGGCGCCATGGTTTGCAACCGGCCGGCTGACCATCCTCATGTCGGCGAAACCCATTGCCGCGGAGACCGATGGCGATCGCTTCACCTCGGTCACCGTGCGCTCTGTCGAATATGGCGAAATGATCCTGACCGGCCGCTATTTCATCGATGCGACCGAACTCGGCGATCTTCTCGAACTTGGCAATGTCGAGCATGTCATCGGCGCCGAAAGCCAGGCCGAGACCGGCGAACCGGCAGCGCTTGCAGGTGCTGCCAACCCGTTCGACCAGCAGGCCGTCAGCTGGTGTTTCGCGATGAGCTATCATCCGGACGAGGACCACACCATCGAGCGCCCGCGCGACTACGATATCTGGCGCGACTTCAAGCTCGATTTCTGGCCCGACCGCCAGCTCTCCTTCATCGGCCCCAACCCGGTGACGCTGGAGCCGGACAACCGCCCGCTTTTCGTCGGCGACAGCGATGCAAAGTTCGCGCCCGACAACTGGCATTACCGGCGAATCTTCTACCGGAAGAACCATGCCGGCAACCGCTATCCATCCGATATCTGCCTCGTCAACTGGCCGCAGATCGACTATTGCGGCGGCCCGATTGTCGGCGTGTCCGCAGAAGAAGCGGAAAAGCATCTGGAAGGCGCCCGTCAATTGTCGCTTTCGATGCTCTACTGGATGCAGACGGAAGCGCCGCGCCATGACGGAGGCTACGGCTATCGCGGCCTGAAGCCGGCGGGTGCGGTCATGGGCACGCTCGATGGCCTGACGATCGCCCCCTATATCCGCGAGAGCCGCCGCATCAAGGCGCTGTTCACGGTCACCGAAAACCATGTCGGCATCGATGCCCGCGAGGGGCTTACGGGCGCAGAACAGTTTGCAGACAGTGTCGGCGTCGGTTCCTACCGTATCGATCTTCACCCCTCGACGGCGCCGCGCAATTATGTCGACATCGCCAACTGGCCGTTCCAGATCCCGCTCGGAAGTCTGATCCCCGAGCGGGTGACGAACATGCTGCCGGCCTGCAAGAATATCGGCACAACGCACCTCACCAATGGCTGCTATCGCCTCCATCCGGTGGAATGGAATATCGGCGAAAGCGTCGGTGCGCTCGCCGCCTATTGCATCGAAAACGACATCAGCCCGCGCGGCGTGCGCGAGACGGCGGACCGGCTTGCCGATTTCCAGCACCTGCTGACGAGCCGTTTCGAAGTGCCGCTCGCCTGGCCGCAGCATATCCGTGAAACACCGAGGCTCGAACTCTTCGGGCGCGTGGAGTAGGTCCCATGGCAAAGCTTGAACTGAAAGACATCCGCAAGTCCTATGGCTCGGTCGAGATCATCAAGGGCATTGACCTTAACGTCGAGGACGGCGAATTCTGCGTTTTCGTCGGCCCGTCGGGCTGCGGCAAGTCCACCCTTCTGAGGATGATCGCGGGGCTGGAGGACATCACTGGCGGCACACTCGAAATCGGCGGCATCCGGATGAACGACATCGCGCCCGCCAAGCGCGGCGTCGCCATGGTGTTCCAGTCCTATGCGCTCTATCCGCATCTGACGGTCAGGGAGAACATCGCCTTCGGCCTGAAGGTCCGCAAGACGCCGAAGGAGCGCATCGAAGAATTGGTGAACGAGGCCGTCACCATGCTGCAGCTGGAAAAGCTCACCGAGCGCTATCCGCGCGAACTTTCCGGCGGTCAGCGCCAGCGCGTCGCCATCGGCCGCGCCATCGTCGGCGAGCCGGAGACCTTCCTCTTCGACGAGCCGCTGTCGAACCTCGATGCCGAGCTTCGCGTCCACATGCGCACCCAGATTTCGGAGCTGCATGAACGGCTGAAGCGCACAATGATCTACGTGACCCACGACCAGGTCGAGGCGATGACGCTCGCCGACAAGATCGTGCTCTTGCGCGATGGCCGCATCGAACAGGTCGGCACGCCGCATGATCTTTACGAGCGCCCGCAGAACCTCTTCGCCGCCCAGTTCATCGGCGCGCCGAAGATGAACATCTTCGATCTCAGCGGCCGTTTCGAGCATCTGCGCGCAACCCTTCAGCTCGACCGCGATACCCGCTATTGTGGCATCCGCCCGGACAACCTGGCAATCGCGCCCCAGGGCGAAGGGGCCTTCACCGCAAGGGTGCGGCTGACGGAATATCTCGGCAATGCACGCCTTGTGCACGCCGATATCGACGCGGAAACACCTGTCATCCTGGAGCAGCCGGCCGGAACCGAACTTGCACCGGGGGCCGAAATTGCGCTCACCGCCCGGCCGGAGCACATCCATGGCTTCAAGGACGATGGCAACCGGGTCGGCAGGGGTTGAGGGATGCCCGCCAAGCGATAAGCTGCAATCTCGAAGGCTCCGGCGTCGCCCCCTTTTCTCGGGCGGGTTCATCAGGAGAAGCAGCCTATAAGTTAGGCAGAAGATGAAAATGCATAAAATTTGACATGCGGCTAAAAATTCTCTAGTTGGAAAAACGGTTTTCCTCCTCGAGATATTGAAGGACCTCCCGCATGCTGCATTCCACATCTCTTCTCCGGGCCAGTGCGGTTGCCGCCCTGCTCGTCGTTCCCGCCGTTTCAGCCCAGGCCCAGGAAACCTTCGTCGTTTCCAACTGGGGCTATTCCAACGATTTCTACGAGCCCTTCATTTTCGAGCCCTTCGAAAAAGAGCATAATGTAAAGGTCGTGACGGAGACGGGCGGCGCGCCGGAACGCCTCAACAAGGCCCGTATCCGCGGTGGCGTCGACGTCATCCTGCTGACCGACAAGTTCTCCCAGATCGGCATCAACCAGGGTGCCTTTGAAACGATCGACGACACCAAGCTTTCGAATTTCGACGAGCTCTACGATGCGGCGAAGAACCCGCAGGGTGATTACGGCCCGGCCTATACTTTCGGCCGCTATGGCATCGTTTATGACAAGACCCGCACCGACACGCCGATCACCTCCTGGTGCGACCTGTGGCGCGAGGATTTCGCCGGCGCCATCGCCATGCCCGCCTTCAACACCACCGGCGGTCCGCTGACGGTGATGATGGCCGGCAAATGCGCCGGCTCGGATGCCTTCGAAGACCCCGACACCGCTTTCGCCAAGATGGCCGAGCTGAAGCCGAATATCGTCAAGACCTTCTCCTCCGGCTCGGAACTGACCAATCTTCTGTCGACCGGCGAGGCCTTTATCGGACTTGCGCAGGACTACGCCTTTCCGGCAATCCAGGCGGCCAACCCGAATATCGGCTGGGCGGAGCTTTCGGAAGGCGACTTCCGGATGATGAACACCTACAACATCCCAAAGAACGCCAAGCACAAGGAACTGGCGCTCGCCTTCATCGACTTCTCGATCTCGATGCAGGCCCAGAAGGATGCCGCGATCGAACTGGTCAGCGGCTCCGGCCCGGTCAACAAGACCGTCGAGCTGACGCCGGAA
Protein-coding sequences here:
- a CDS encoding carbohydrate ABC transporter permease, which produces MSAARTGPSLTLKTREAISGWLFVSPILAGFLIFFVGPLIAVFYYSTTEWNLLSQQSSFVGMDNYVDALTRNDTFWHVLGNSLIFAAGLVPLNMALALGLALALSKPMRGVVIFRTVFFAPVITSAVAWAIIWTFLLQHESGAVNQALSLVGIDGPNWLHEPRWAMASVIVTRVLKTVGLNMILYIAALQSIPRDYEEAARLEGANGWEIFRRITWPLLAPTTLVIMVITVVGSLKVFDHIYLMTGGGPQNATLVLAFYIYEQGFKFFNTGYASALAVVLFVLILALTILQMLLKAVRK
- a CDS encoding carbohydrate ABC transporter permease — translated: MNYRLQQKITRICWVVGLAALAIPFVFPFIWMLSGALKGQADVFASASLIPQTIHWSNFSEVFSYQPFARQYFNSLYIAVIVTTLTLFLSSMAGYALARLRFAGSALVLLLLISALMMPEEVTIIPNFFLMRELGLMNTHMPLILLPLFGSQGVMATFLMRQFFLALPKELEEAGRMDGLSRFGVYFKVALPLSKPALSAVGIITFLFSWNLFLEPLVFVNDIKLFTLPLALANFTDTYGLPLWHLQLAATALAVIPMLIVYILAQRQIVESFALSGVKG
- a CDS encoding FAD-dependent oxidoreductase, with amino-acid sequence MKELTSDIVIIGGGLGGVAAALAALKLGRSVILTEEFKWLGGQLTTQAVPPDENPWIESDGSTASYRQLRAEIRNYYRRNYPLTDAARADENLNPGSGNVSPLCAEPRAGVVAIDALLAPWFATGRLTILMSAKPIAAETDGDRFTSVTVRSVEYGEMILTGRYFIDATELGDLLELGNVEHVIGAESQAETGEPAALAGAANPFDQQAVSWCFAMSYHPDEDHTIERPRDYDIWRDFKLDFWPDRQLSFIGPNPVTLEPDNRPLFVGDSDAKFAPDNWHYRRIFYRKNHAGNRYPSDICLVNWPQIDYCGGPIVGVSAEEAEKHLEGARQLSLSMLYWMQTEAPRHDGGYGYRGLKPAGAVMGTLDGLTIAPYIRESRRIKALFTVTENHVGIDAREGLTGAEQFADSVGVGSYRIDLHPSTAPRNYVDIANWPFQIPLGSLIPERVTNMLPACKNIGTTHLTNGCYRLHPVEWNIGESVGALAAYCIENDISPRGVRETADRLADFQHLLTSRFEVPLAWPQHIRETPRLELFGRVE
- a CDS encoding ABC transporter ATP-binding protein; translated protein: MAKLELKDIRKSYGSVEIIKGIDLNVEDGEFCVFVGPSGCGKSTLLRMIAGLEDITGGTLEIGGIRMNDIAPAKRGVAMVFQSYALYPHLTVRENIAFGLKVRKTPKERIEELVNEAVTMLQLEKLTERYPRELSGGQRQRVAIGRAIVGEPETFLFDEPLSNLDAELRVHMRTQISELHERLKRTMIYVTHDQVEAMTLADKIVLLRDGRIEQVGTPHDLYERPQNLFAAQFIGAPKMNIFDLSGRFEHLRATLQLDRDTRYCGIRPDNLAIAPQGEGAFTARVRLTEYLGNARLVHADIDAETPVILEQPAGTELAPGAEIALTARPEHIHGFKDDGNRVGRG
- a CDS encoding ABC transporter substrate-binding protein, translating into MLHSTSLLRASAVAALLVVPAVSAQAQETFVVSNWGYSNDFYEPFIFEPFEKEHNVKVVTETGGAPERLNKARIRGGVDVILLTDKFSQIGINQGAFETIDDTKLSNFDELYDAAKNPQGDYGPAYTFGRYGIVYDKTRTDTPITSWCDLWREDFAGAIAMPAFNTTGGPLTVMMAGKCAGSDAFEDPDTAFAKMAELKPNIVKTFSSGSELTNLLSTGEAFIGLAQDYAFPAIQAANPNIGWAELSEGDFRMMNTYNIPKNAKHKELALAFIDFSISMQAQKDAAIELVSGSGPVNKTVELTPEQASQLVYGEKAVLSMQPTPYDKLLEVNDDWESRWNEVFGR